A genomic region of Papaver somniferum cultivar HN1 chromosome 7, ASM357369v1, whole genome shotgun sequence contains the following coding sequences:
- the LOC113299961 gene encoding F-box protein CPR1-like → MRVCGILSEDEILNSGGGERGRKRKAELSDGESNTMKPLPRGGITSETPSSFNNIHICGGSFGQQLGDDAVADDTVSFLFLTVQEKSRLYYGEYDESSKPCMELEIVNHPHIKKRFGTSEMVGSCNGLVCFSIPYTYEVDDPIYICNPNTGEQISLPRFTAMSKNKNNVEFKKTTYLDGHIVSGFGYNSVTDEYKVVRIYYAESQSLDQPKGQVQVYTLGSGSGWRNVGECPYSLLRFDLSDHVRACCVPYSNRSAIHIPTRGVLTNGALHWFDEDWNVAAFNLADEKFSMLPSPPCFCPGEKKFYVLQVLQGCLCVVNDQNGKSLDIWSFKKESNEWAKMFGISCQSDKFIDVYWPISLTPSELLFAPLPWPLIEAIPHVNSSVSLKALGEKSKKIVRAVDIDDYDLISD, encoded by the exons ATGAGGGTCTGTGGTATATTATCAGAAGATGAAATTCTCAACAGTGGAGGAGGagaaagaggaagaaagagaaaagcagAATTATCAGATGGTGAGTCGAACACCATGAAGCCTCTTCCGAGAGGGGGAATCACATCAGAGACCCCTTCTTCCTTCAACAACATTCACATATGTGGAGGTTCATTTGGGCAACAACTTGGTGATGATGCTGTTGCTGATGATACGGTGAGTTTTCTATTCTTAACTGTACAGGAAAAAAGTAGACTTTACTATGGAGAGTATGATGAGAGTTCAAAACCTTGTATGGAACTTGAAATTGTTAATCATCCTCACATTAAGAAGCGTTTTGGTACAAGTGAAATGGTAGGGTCTTGTAATGGATTAGTTTGTTTCTCTATACCTTATACGTACGAAGTTGATGATCCTATATACATCTGTAATCCCAACACTGGAGAACAAATTAGTCTTCCACGATTCACAGCAATGTCTAAAAATAAGAACAATGTCGAGTTTAAGAAAACAACTTATTTAGATGGTCATATTGTGAGTGGGTTTGGGTACAATTCTGTCACTGATGAATACAAAGTAGTTAGAATCTACTATGCGGAGTCACAGAGCTTAGACCAGCCTAAGGGTCAAGTCCAGGTTTATACGCTTGGTAGTGGAAGTGGATGGAGAAACGTAGGAGAATGCCCTTACTCATTACTACGTTTCGACTTGTCAGATCATGTCCGTGCATGTTGTGTTCCTTACAGTAACCGAAGCGCAATTCATATCCCAACTCGGGGAGTCCTCACAAATGGTGCTCTTCATTGGTTTGACGAAGATTGGAATGTTGCAGCATTCAATTTGGCGGACGAAAAGTTCAGTATGCTCCCATCACCGCCTTGTTTTTGTCCCGGTGAGAAAAAGTTCTATGTGCTTCAAGTATTGCAGGGGTGTTTGTGTGTTGTTAATGACCAGAATGGTAAAAGCCTTGACATATGGTCATTCAAGAAGGAGAGTAATGAATGGGCAAAGATGTTTGGCATATCATGTCAGTCAGATAAATTTATTGATGTTTATTGGCCAATTTCCCTGACACCAAGTG AATTGCTCTTCGCACCATTACCATGGCCCTTGATTGAAGCCATACCTCATGTCAACAGCTCTGTTTCATTGAAGGCTCTAGGAGAGAAGTCTAAGAAAATAGTAAGAGCGGTGGATATTGATGATTATGATTTAATCAGTGATTAG
- the LOC113296240 gene encoding uncharacterized protein LOC113296240: protein MTFANVEDANKVLEDGPYIIEMTAQPWTTGFDQEKQKASSTLVWVQYPGLRQEYWTEKILIGMSATLGKPVKVDELTLKKTFGYYASVLVEIDFSKPIDKTVYVQSSWDPEGYAQVVEIPKHPGFCEHCKVLGHSIDQCKAKSRVVAEKIVATKSGNVADNNFRNRRRGNRKRDFVPPTTEEVNNNNKLLQARRQSVFELAKGKKTKFSDNGAENLGNVYTGKFDVLKNMDGTEADNVMGDNQEGEGEEVENVYDESSKDVGDKPITPEVDISSQQSRIIPPVLGADGVVVNETIPETIVSESSTSVIAPTTQNSVIVVDDPTIIEII from the exons ATGACGTTTGCAAATGTTGAAGATGCAAACAAAGTTCTAGAAGACGGTCCTTACATCATTGAGATGACT GCTCAACCATGGACGACTGGTTTTGATCAGGAAAAACAAAAAGCTTCGTCGACACTTGTTTGGGTTCAATATCCAGGCTTGAGGCAAGAATATTGGACGGAAAAAATTCTGATAGGTATGTCAGCAACTCTTGGTAAACCTGTCAAAGTTGATGAACTAACTTTGAAAAAGACGTTTGGTTATTATGCATCAGTTTTAGTTGAGATCGATTTTTCAAAACCGATTGATAAAACTGTTTACGTTCAATCAAGTTGGGATCCTGAGGGTTATGCACAGGTGGTCGAAATTCCAAAACATCCTGGGTTTTGCGAGCACTGCAAGGTTTTAGGTCATTCTATTGATCAATGTAAAGCTAAATCACGGGTTGTAGCTGAAAAAATTGTTGCTACTAAGTCAGGTAATGTAGCAGATAATAATTTTAGAAACCGTAGAAGAGGTAACAGGAAGAGAGACTTTGTTCCTCCAACAACTGAAGAAGTCAACAACAATAATAAATTGTTACAGGCGAGAAGACAATCTGTATTTGAATTAGCTAAGGGTAAAAAAACTAAATTCAGTGACAACGGTGCTGAAAATTTGGGTAACGTATACACTGGGAAGTTTGATGTTCTTAAAAATATGGACGGAACTGAGGCAGATAATGTGATGGGCGACAACCAAGAAGGTGAGGGTGAAGAAGTGGAAAATGTTTATGATGAGTCATCTAAAGATGTAGGGGATAAACCTATAACTCCTGAAGTTGATATCAGTAGTCAGCAATCGAGAATAATCCCGCCGGTTCTTGGAGCTGATGGAGTTGTTGTTAATGAAACCATACCTGAAACTATTGTATCAGAGAGCAGTACCTCAGTCATCGCCCCTACTACTCAAAACTCAGTAATAGTAGTTGATGATCCCACTATTATTGAAATTATATAG